From Oncorhynchus mykiss isolate Arlee chromosome 6, USDA_OmykA_1.1, whole genome shotgun sequence, the proteins below share one genomic window:
- the LOC110525934 gene encoding synaptobrevin homolog YKT6: MKLYSLSVLHKGATKSNLLKSAYDLSSFSFFQRSSVQEFMTFTSALIVERSAHGSRASVKEQEYLCHVYVRNDSLSAVVIADSEYPQRVAFTLLDKVLEEFSRQVESIDWPSGNPDTINYKALDIHLAKYQNPREADAMTKVQAELDETKIILHNTMESLLERGEKLDDLVQKSEHLGNQSKAFYKTARKQNSCCEVM, translated from the exons ATGAAGCTGTACAGCCTAAGCGTTCTCCACAAAGGAGCGACTAAATCCAATCTCCTCAAATCCGCATATgacctctcctccttcagtttCTTCCAGCGCTCCAG TGTCCAGGAGTTCATGACCTTCACCAGCGCCTTGATTGTGGAGCGTTCTGCACACGGCAGCCGAGCCTCAGTCAAAGAACAAG AGTATCTGTGCCATGTGTATGTGAGGAATGACAGTCTGAGTGCGGTGGTGATAGCAGACAGCGAGTACCCCCAAAGAGTCGCCTTCACACTACTAGACAAA GTGCTAGAGGAGTTCTCCAGGCAAGTGGAAAGTATAGACTGGCCATCTGGAAACCCAGACACCATCAACTACAAAGCCCTGGACATCCACCTGGCCAAATACCAG AACCCCAGAGAGGCAGATGCGATGACCAAAGTGCAGGCTGAGCTAGACGAGACAAAAATCATTTTG CACAACACCATGGAGTCTCtgttggagagaggggagaagctgGATGACCTGGTGCAGAAGTCTGAACACCTGGGGAACCAGTCTAAAGCCTTTTATAAGACT GCACGGAAGCAGAACTCATGCTGTGAGGTCATGTGA